The Neorhodopirellula lusitana region GCGACGGACTTGAACAGGTACGCAAAACTTGTCTCGATGGAGGGCAGGTTCGAGCGTGTGCGCCTTCGAATTTCTAGGCTTCGCCAGACCGTTTTCTTCACAACACGGGGGAAGGTAATCTTGTCGATCGAACTCAGAGGTGGGGGATTCCCTCAAACTTGGGCAGAGGGCTGGGTGTGGTCATTGGATCGTTTGACCAGCATCCAGGGCTCGAGGTTTTCGTTGCCAATGATCAGTCGGCCAATCATTTCTGGAGTCGACCTGGGGGCACCGGGCTCGCTTTTGAAGAGTCAGCGATTGTAAGAGGTTTGGGATCCAGCAATGGGGCGGCCTATCAGGGGTCGATGGGGCTGGCAACGGGCGACTTCGATCAAGATGGTGATTTTGACATTTACGTCACCAACTTTGACCGAGAATGCAATACCTATCATGATCAGGTGAACGATGGCGTATGGAGAGATCAGACGATGGCACAAAAGTTGTATTCGCCTACATTGCCTGTCGTTGGCTTCGGTACCGAGGGAGTCGACCTAGACAACGATGGGATTCTAGAACACGTCGTATCCAATGGCCATGTCGATGCCTATGAAGGCGATGATTCGGCACCCTATGCGCAGCCCATGCAGGTGTTTCAACGCAATTCGGTTGGTGATTTCGAGTCGATTGCGGAATCGATCGGTGGAGCTTACCTGGAAGCGGATCACGTCGGCCGTGCGTTGTGGACTCTTGATGTCAATCGTGACGGGCTGACTGATTTGGCAGTGACGCATCAAACTGAGCCGGTCGCTCTTTTGGTTAACCACACCAAAAGATCTGGCAACTGGATCGGGGTTCAACTGTGTGGACGTCATTGCTCTCGTGATGCCATTGGGGCAACTGTGGAGGTGCAAGTGGGAGATCAACGATGGATAAAAGCACTGACCTCGGGTGACGGATACCTGTGCAGTAACGAACGTATCCTACGCGTTGGTTTGGGCGACTTGAGTGACGAATGTAGCGTCACAGTCAGCTGGCTGGATGGACAACAACAAACCTACGCCGGTTTGAAGTTGAATACGCAATGGCTGCTTGTTGAGGGTGATCGTGATGCATTTGAGCTGCAATCTGTGGGTGAGTCGTAGGCTGTAAAAGAGTAGACACGGAAGCTCTATCGATATTTAGTTAATTTGCATGGCTTCTTGCGGCGTTTCTGTAAGAGTTGTGTTTGTGAAAGTGCCTATGTCTTGACATTGCAGCTTACCAGTGCGAGTCAATCGCTCTGAGCGCGGTTGCTCGTTTGTGGACTTGGGGATCGTTTTTCGGGTTGCCGATTGGTTCACTGTTTCGCCTCGAAAGCGATCCTGTTTTTGGGGAGGTTACGTTGTCTGGGGCCGTGTGTGGCGACGCGTTTTGTGGTTCAGCCGAGCTTGGCCAACGCTGGGCATTTTTGCTGTGGTTGACCGGGTTGGGTGATGGTTTCACTATGGGGTGATTGGATTTTGTCATGCCTCGCTTGGAATGCTTCCTATGGACTTGAACCGTGCTGCTGAAGTTCCGCATGTTGTCATTGTTGGCGGTGGGTTTGGTGGTCTTGAAACCGCTCAGCGGCTGCGTAAGTCGAACGTGCGAGTCACGTTGGTGGATCGGCATAACTACCACCTCTTTCAGCCATTGCTGTACCAGGTCGCAACAGGCGGACTATCACCAGCCAACATTGCGACGCCATTGCGGTCGATCGTTCGGAAACAGAAAAACTGTGAAGTGATCTTGGCCGAGGTCACCGACTTCGACATCACGAACCAAAGATTGATTCTGCGTGATGGCGAGGTGGGCTACGATTATTTGGTGATCGCGGCGGGAGCAACCCATTCGTACTTTGGCCGTGACGAGTGGGCCCCGTTCGCACCCGGGTTGAAGACGATCGCGGATGCGGCGGAAATACGCCGGCGGATTTATGTTGCGTTCGAGGCAGCCGAACGCGAGTCGGACAATGATCTGCGAAAGGCTTTGTTAACCTTTGTCGTCGTTGGGGGCGGGCCAACGGGTGTTGAGTTGGCGGGGGCGTTGTCAGAGATCGCGCGGCATACGCTGAAGCATGACTTCCGCAATATCAAGCCGGAAGAAGCTCGAATCATGGTCGTCGAAGCGGCCCCGCATATCTTGGCTCATTATCCCGAGGACCTCTGTCAGCAGGCGGCCGAGAAAGTGCGTGGGTTGGGAATCGAGGTGCACGTGCACACCAAGGTGACGGACATCACCGCCGAGGCGGTGCATCTAGCGGGACCGGATGGGGATTCCGTCGTTGCCACTCGGACGGTGTTGTGGGGGGCCGGCGTGCAGGCCAACCCGTTGGGTAAGCAATTGGCCGCCGCGTTAGGAATGGAAACGGATCGGGCCGGGCATTTATCGGTCACATCGACATGCCTCGTTGCGGGTCAGGAAAACATCTTTGCGATTGGCGACATCGCTTCCTTTACCAGTTCCGATGGCAAGCCGTTGCCGGGGCTGGCGGCCGTCGCCATGCAGCAAGGCCAGTTCGTTGCCAAAGCGATCACTTCGTTGGCGCAGGGCGACACGATTGATGGTGAGTTCAGCTATCACGATCGAGGCACGATGGCGACGATTGGTCGCGCTGTTGCGGTTGCCCAGATTGGTACTCGGCAGTTTTGTGGCTTCTTCGCGTGGTTGTTGTGGTTGCTGGTGCACTTGATGTTGATTGTGCAGTTCCAGAATCGAGCTTTGATCTTGGTGCAGTGGGCGTGGGGTTACGTCACGTTCAATCGTAGCAACCGGATCATCACGGGTGAGGAGCCGGTCAACATTGTGCCGCTACCCTCTTCAGTGAAAGCCAGCCTACTGAAAGAAGCCAGTCCACTGAAAGAAGGTGGTTGAGAAGGTCGTTCCGTTGGCCTCGCGTTCAGGTTGAATCGCTGGGCCTAGCCAGTGCGGTTTTTCAAATTGGACGAACGCTAAGCCCTCAATGTGAACGCTCAAACACTAGTCTTTGAAGTAGTACTGGTGTCCCGGCAATCGGAGCGTTTTTTTGCTGAGCCCGAACAGGTTGCTGTCGGATTCACTGATTGGAATCGGCGACACGGACAGGTCGGTGTCTTCAAGATTCTGGCGAGTGAACGTCGCAGTGTCGCCTGCGGCCAGAGAGACAGTGTAGAAGCCCGCTTCAGTTTGTTTGACGTTTTCCGCTGAAGACGGGTTTCCATTGATGTAGATATTGGGTTCAGGGATATCCACTTGAACGACGCAGGGGGCCCCGGCTTCACTGCTCAGCGAAACGAATTCGGTAGCTCCTTTAATCTTCTTGGCTGTCACCAGAAAGGCACCTTGCGTGCGTAAGTTGCGGAAGGCGACATCGCCCCACTGGTCGGGTACCGCGGGGAAGACACGGATTTTGCCGCCCCAGCTTTGCAGCAACATGTCATGGACACAGGTAGCGAATGACAGTGGGCTCTCGATGACTGGATTGCCCTCGGCGTACATCGTGGTTGACGAAACGTTCTTGTGTTTGATCAAGAAATCCAGGTAGTGCGATGCACGTTCGGCGTCTCCCAGCATCGCGTACATCGATGCGGCGCCCGTTGCGGTGTAGCCCGTCACCGGCATGGCGGAAACCTGGATGCCGCTGTTGATCGACACGTTCAGCCAGTGGTCCAGTGAAGTTCGCAGCAGACTGCGGTTGTCTTCCGTTTCGGGAGTGAGCACGGCTAGCGGGTAGAACGCGAGCAGGTGTGAATAGTGGCGATGTGGTTTTTCAAAAGCGATGTCCTTGCCGATTCGCATGCCGTTGTCGTCGATTTGGAAATCAACCAAGTTGTCCAGCACGTTTTGCCACTGGGAAAGCAACGGGTCATTGAGTGCGTGCTTGTTGTTGATGTCGACCAGCGTTTGGCAGCTCCAACGCATCAGTGCGATTGTGAAGTTGATGTCTTGCCCGCGGCCGCCGGGATATTCCGGTGACCAGCTATTCGAAATGTGGATCTCGCCGTCGTTTGATTTCGCGGGACGGTCTTTCAGGAAGTTGAGATACCCGTTGACGGTTTTCTTTAGGATTGGAAACAGGTTGTCTCGCATGCGGTCGTGGTCGGCTGCGTATTGGCAGTGCAGCCAGTAATCATGCAGCACCCACGCGAGCATGTCTGGGGTTTTGACATGACCGTACGCCGCCATGTCTTGTGGGAAACAGGCCGCCAGCGAGGCACTGTCTTTCCATTGCTTGGGAGCGTTGGCGGCAAGGTTATCTGCGTATTGGTCGACGGCGTTGGGGAGTGATTCGCCGACCGACAAACGGTTCGCGGTTAGGTGCGTCCAGTACTGAAGTTGAACATTCAGGTCACCCCAGACCATGGGCCAGAACGTTCGGTGGTACCACGGTCCCATCAAGTCCATGATGGGGCCGTTGCCGCGTGTGGCCGACGCGAACTTGTACATCTGAATCCAATAGAACGCTTCTTTCTCGGCATCGTTCAGGGTCAGGAAACTTTGGGGATAGTAGTCGTGCCACCACTGGCGATGCGATGTGTGGAAGTCATCGCTGTCGAGCAGTCTTTGTGATGTCGACAGATTCTGCTGAACCCGTTCCAGGCTGTCGTGTTCTGGGAAGCTGTGATGAACACTGGCGGTCAAGGTTTGTTTCGCGTCGGCGGAACCGGTAACTTGCCAGCCGGTCGTGGTTTCGCCGCGTTGATGATGCAGGCCTTGCAGGCAAAAGTGCCGATCCCCTTGGGTGCTCAGCACCGGTTCAGGCGGCAGTGGGTAGGGCGCCTTTCGCATCGCGTCCCATGATTTTCCTTGGGGGCCACCACCCTGGTCGAGGGTTTGCTTGACGGGAGCGATCGGTGTTTCGGGGTGCCAGGAGATCGAGATGGATTCGTCGCTAGATCTCGCGTCGGTTTGAAAAAACACGGTGTCGTGTTGGCTGTGAGTTAGCCCGTGCACGGCGAAAGTGCCTTGGGAGGTTTGGACTTGGCCGGTGAGTTCGGCGTTCCACAGCCCGAGTCGCAGGTCGACTGATTCAATATCGCCTCGGCATTTCAATTCAAAATGTCCTAGTGGTAGACGGCTGCGATAGATCCAGAGCATTTCGTTGCCGTCGTGCGGCAATCGGTGGTCGTAGTAGTCGTGGCGACCGATGAACAACGAGATCACGTTTTTGGCGTCGTTTTCGGCCTGATAGAACAGGAAACCGACATTTCCGTTGCCAGAGTAGGGGGCGACTTCCCATCGATTGGGGACGCGATCCCAGATCATGTCATGCCGGGCCAAGAATTCTGGCCACTGGATGTCGGCGGCCAGGCTGGATGGCTCCGGTTTCCTGGCGAGGGTGTCTTTTGTCCGCGGGTTCGGCTTGTCTGCCTGGGCGACGCCTGGGGCCGGTGTGGACTCGAGGTCCGAGATGAATTCCGAATGGTCGGCGGATCCCAGGGATTGGGAGAATCCGCTGGTTGATGTGATGAATGTCAGCACAACCACCGCGAGGGCAATCATCCGGCGGTGGGGTAAAGGAGACTTCATCGGCGTTTGTGGGGCTGAAGGCGTTGGCAGGCGGGTGGAGCGTCAGTCTATCTACCTTAAACTGTTGGCCTATCGCGTATTTACATGACGGATTTGGCGGTCGACGATGAGTGTGCTGTCTTAGGCTAATCCGGGATGTTTGGTGCAGAATTCGGCCTACTATCGCCCTGCCCCACTTTTAGGGGAAAAATGTCGTTTTTGTGTTTAGATTCGTAAAAATAGCCCCATTTAACTTCGTGACGCTCATAGTGCGCTCTGCCATTCACTACCGGCAACTGTTTCGGTTGCCTGTGATTGCGAGTGGCGGGCGAAAAAAGTGATGTCGGGAAATCAGCGTTTCCGGTGGTACGGAACGCGTTGTCACCGGTTGAGCTTTTGGAGCGGCATCGAGCGTGGTGTCACTGGTCACGGTGTGATCAGGGGCTTTTTTTGTTGATGAGTGACGTGACGATTTTGGGTGGCTAGGCTTCTCGTGCGATATTCGCGTTGTTGGCGATCCCAAAGGAGGGGTGGTTGGTTTGTGTTCCTAGTGAACCCTGCGAGCCCTTCTTTTGGATAAGCTAGAGGTCGATTGGGTGTGGGGACGCGTGCCAGGGTAGTTCTTGGTAGGTGGCGGTTCCGCATCCAGCGAAAGGGTTGGTACTTGTCGTATTGATGCTTTGGGTAGTGCTGCTTTGGGTACGAATCACCTGGTGGTGTGAGTGCTCTGTAAATCGAAACAGGCGGGGAGTTTGGGTTGTCCGATATCGAACTAACACACCGTGATCAGGTTCATCGAATGTTTATTCAGAACTCGCCATTGATCCGGGGGTTTATCCTCAGTCTGCTGCCCAACATGAGCCGCGCCGATGACGTGTTGCAGGAAACGTTTTTGACGATTTCGGCAAAGGCGGATGAGTTTGTACCGGATACGGACTTCGCGTCTTGGGCGTGCACGATTGCTCGGTACAAGGTGTTGGAAGAGTTCCGGGCATCGGGTGCAAAGTCGACATCGGTGTTGTCACCGGATGTGGTCGAGGCGCTTTGCTCGGTCCACACGCCGCCGTCGAATGACATCGAGGGAGAGCGTTTGGCCGCACTCACGTCATGTTTGGAATCGTTGATGCCGTCGACTCGTCGGGCGATTGAGTTGCGTTACTGCCGTGCTCACAGCGCCGCGGAGATCGCCTCGATTCTTGGTTGGACGACTGATTCGGTGTACGTGATGTTGTCGCGTGCCCGGGTCGCTTTAGAGAAATGTATTGGCAGTCGCCTAAAAACGAACGGAGCTTAACGCGATGGACAACCAACGATTTGAAAAGCTGTTAGGGCGTTATCTCGATGAAGGGCTGACCGCTGACACAAAAGCGGAATTCGAGCGTATGTTGCTGGCCTCGTCGGAGGCTCGTGAGCGTTTTTGGGAGCGTGCAAGAACTAACAGCATGCTTCGACAATGGGGACAGGAGAGTTGGGGCAGCCAATTCGAAGCGGCAGGAATGGCGGACGAACAATCGGTTTCGTCGTGTGAGGTGACCGAACCCGACTTGGTCGGCGATTGCTTGATGGATCCCTTGGAAGACACGAAACTCAGTCAAGACAGGAAAGTGGTACGCCAGCCCAGTGTGTCTTGGATGGAGCGAAGTGTGTCGTGGATGGGATGGATTGTCGCGGCGTGCGTGTTGTTGGTGACTGGGATGTGGTCGCTTCGCCAGGAATCTTTGCAGCGTCCCGGTCGGGGCAACATGAGCCAGGTGGTCGCCTCGCAAACTCGCTCTGCTGAAACACAGTTGATTCAACAAGCCGACTGGGTCGCGCTGCTGCGTCGTTCCATCGGGGTTCAGTGGAGCGGTTTAGGAAAGTCGCCTTCGATTGGCGAACCATTGATGCCGTGCAAGCTCGAATTTGATAGCGGCTTGGTCGAGATTCAGACCCGGCGTGGTGCTTTGATGGTCTTGGAAGGACCGGCATCCTTGGAAATTATCAGTGATATGGAGGTGCGTTGCACGCGAGGGCGTTTACGAGTGGATGTGCCGCCGCCTGCGGAAGGCTTCATGGTACAGGCCCCGTATGTCAATCTTATCGATCGCGGAACCGTCTTCGCCGTTGAAGTTAGCGAGAGCCAGGATACTGAAATCCATGTGATCGACGGTATGGTTGAGTTGATTTCGCCTAGCGGATTGGAGCATCAACGCAAACTGTTGGCTGGTGAATCAGTGGTCGTGGCTTCGGTAGGAAGCTATCAAGAGATTCCGTCGAAGGCGAAGGCTTTCCTTTCGGAATCGAGAGTTCGCTCGGAATCACGCGACATTAATATTGAACGTCGCAAGGCTTGGGAGCGTCGACGTGACAGCCTTTCGAAAGATGAGAACTGCCTGTTGTATTTCGATTTCAATCGAACCAATCGCGGTGACACGATTCTGACCAACTTGGCGTCGAAAACGGATCGGTCCACAGATGGGACGATCATTGGTTGTGATTGGACGCAAGGCCGATGGCCTGGTAAGGGAGCAGTCGACCTCAAGAACATGTCCGATCGCATTCGGTTTTCGTTGTCGGGCGAGTATTCGACTTTGACTTGCGTTGCGTCGGTGAGATTGGATTCGATGGATGGTTTGGTGAACACGTTGCTTTCAAGTGGCGTTGGCTCGCCGGGCGACATCCATTGGCAAATCGCCGCGAAGGGGCAGGGTGAAGGTCGGTTGTCGTTGGGCCGCCGCGTAGCGACGATCCGAGATGAGCTGGACCAGTACGACAGTCCGCCTGTCTTTCGCAATGAACAGTTCGGAACCTGGATTCAGTTAGCGTTTGTGTGGGATGCCGCGGAAGGGACCGTTCGACAGTACGTCGATGGGACACTCGTTTCGGTGGACCCCATCCGCGCGGAAGAACTGGGCCAGGCCGGCAAACTGCGACTGGGTCAAGTGGAAATTGGGAACGGTTCGCAGCCGGTGGCAGCGCTTGGTAACCCAGTCCGCAACTTTAATGGGCGGATCGATGAGTTTGTCGTTTTTGATACAGCATTGGAGTCGGAAGAAATTCTGGCGTTCCAGGAGCTAGGAAGCACATTTTGGAGCAACGGTGGCCGCACCAGTCGATGGGATGACCCTAGCAATTGGTCCGGGGGAGTGGTGCCATCTAGTCATGACGTGGTGCGGATCGATCGTTCGGGAAATGACAAGTTGAAGCTTGCAGATGCGACAACGGAAGGTTTGAATTCGATCTATGTTGGGTCTGCCGCGTCGAAGGTGGGGGTTTTTGACATCGATGGCGGGACATTAGTCGCCGATGGCCACTCGGATCGTCACAGCCGCGTTGGAGTTGCCGGGGGCGATGGAGTCATCAATCAGTCTGGCGGTGCGGTGACTGTAAATAGTCTGCAAGTTGGGCTCGATGCCGAGTCCAAGGGCGTTTACCGGATCAGTGGCGGTACGCTCAATGTGGTTCGAGCGGTTCGTCAGTTCAGTTCAATTGAAGTGGGCAGTAAAGGTGGTTTGGGAGTCTTCGAAATTTCCGGCGGTCGGGTGCTGACCCGACGTGGGGTGACATTGGGCAATGCGGGTGGCAATGGAATCTTCCGTGTCATCGGTGCGGACGCCGAAGCCATCGGGATGGGCTCGCTTCAAAGTGGGGACGGATTCTGGATTCATAACACTGGCAGCACGTTGCATGCGGTTGTAGGCGAACAGGGCCTGACGACGATCTCGATCGCGGAGGTTGGCGACAATGGTGGCGGCGACGTTGTGTTCGCGGATGGCGCATTGTTGCGTGTTGGATTCGAGGGCGTGCCCCGCGCCGGGTCATGGGACGTGATGAAGTGGCAAGGGAAGCTGCTTGACCATGGTTTGGAGTTTGATCGCGAAGTGGACCAGAATCGATGGTCATTCCACTTCGTGGATACTGATTCGTCGGGCGAGCCGGACACTCTTCGGGTGACGGCCAGCGAGTTTTACGCCTCTCACGTGATGCGAAACTAGTTCTCTGGTTCTTCGTCAATGATTGATTGCGTGCCTTGTTTGATCGCGGGGGCATTGCCTCTTTAAAAGCGATCGATATTGCATCTTGAAATCTTGTTGGTCAGCTCGTGAAAATGAAGTTTGTGTGTTCCGTTGTCTGTCATGCGCTGTGCGCGTTTTTACTTCAGCATGGACCTTCTGTGGCTGGCGAGGTGAGCTCGAAGGCACCGCCGCTATCGCCCGCTGAGTCGATCGCGACGATGAAGGTGCAGCCAGGTTATCGCGTGGTTCCGGTACTGACCGAGCCCGACATTAGTGAGCCTGTTGCGGCGGTATGGGATGGCAATGGGCGGATGTACGTGGTGGAGATGCGCACGTACATGCAAGACATCGATGGCAAGAATCAATTGAAACCGACCAGCCGGGTTTCTCGCCATGAAGACACCAATGATGACGGTGTTTATGACAAGCACACCGTGTTTGCGGATAACCTTTCGTTGCCTCGGATGGTGTTGCCGCTGCTGGATCGAGTGATTATTGGCGAGACCAACACGCTGGATTTGAAGAGCTATCAGGACACCGATGATGATGGTGTTGCCGATAAGGTCGAAATGTGGTGCGAGCGGGGACGCGTTGGGAACAACCTGGAACACCAAACCAGTGGGCTGATTTGGAATATTGATAATTGGCTGTACGCGACTTACACCCACGAACGGATTCGGTTCACCAATGGCAAGGTCGTGCGTGAGCCGATGCCTCACGGGTCGGGTCAGTGGGGATTAACGCATGATGATGTCGGCCGGATTTACTACTCAACAGCGGGTGGCGAGAATCCAGCGATGGACTTTCAACGTCCGATTATCTACGGCAAGTTGGCACTGAAAGGTGAGCAGGCTCCTGGATTTCGGGAGGTGTTTCCAATCGACAATGTGCCCGATGTGCAGGGCGGATTAAAGCGAGTCCGTGATGACAATTCGCTGACGGTCTTTACGGCGTGTTGCGGGCAATCTGTTTATCGCGGCAACCAAATGCCAGCGGACTTTAATGGCGACCTGCTGATTCCCGAGCCGGTGGGGCGGTTGGTGCGACGAGCCAAGGCCACCAATGATCAGGGCCGGATTGTGTTGTCCAATGCCTACGATCAGGCTGAGTTCATCGCGGCGACGGACCCGAACTTTCGGCCCGTCAACAGTGCGACGGGGCCGGACGGTTGCTTGTACTTGGTGGACATGTATCGCGGGATCATCCAAGAGGGAAACTGGGTGCGGAAGGGATCGTACCTGCGTGGTGTGGTTCAAGAGTATGAGTTGGAAAAGAACGTCGGTCGCGGACGCATCTTTCGCATCGATCACGAGACGACCCGCCGTGGCCCCCAGCCTCGGATGCTGGACGAGACTCCAGGGCAGCTTGTGGCACACCTCTCGCACGCCAATGGTTGGTGGCGAAGTGAGGCCCAGAAGCTGATTGTCTTGCATGGTGATCGGGCAGTCGTCCCCGCATTGCAGGAGATGGCAGTGTCGAATTCGAATCCGTTGGCGCGGTTGCACGCGTTGTGGACGCTTGAAGGTCTGGATAGCGTCACCGCTGAAGTTCTGAAGAAGGCTTTTGCTGATGCGGATTGGCGAGTTCGCAGCGCGGCGGTTCGGGTTGCGGAGCCATTGTTAGCGGTTGATCGCTCGCTAGATGCGGATGTCGTCTTGCTATCGAAAGACAGTCAGCCAGATGTGTTGATTCAGACCATGTTGTCGGTTGGTCGCGGGCAGCATCCTGCCGCAGATCAGATTATCAACCAGATTGTTTCAGCGAACCGCGATAACGAAGCGATCGCTGGGCTGAGCGATCAGATCGCAGCGAACCGTGCGGCTGCTTTGGCCGAACAGCGTAAGCTGGATGAAATGCGACGTCGCAACCGTGAGTTAGCCGAGTCGGTTGAACGTGGTGCGAAGACTTACAAGACTTTATGCACGGAATGTCATGGTCCTGACGGCAAGGGGCAGCATTCGCCGGAATTGAAGGATGTTGTGCTTGCACCTCCCTTGGCTGGTTCCGCTCGAGTTCGGGGACACAAGGAGCGGTTGGCGCGGATCTTGTTGCATGGACTGGTTGGGCCGGTTGATGAGAAGACTTACGCGGCCGGACTGATGTTGCCGATGGGGGCTCACGATGATGAATGGATCGCGGATGTCGCGAATTTTGTTCGCAACCAATGGGGCAACGAGTCTCCGATCGTCAGTCCCGCTGACGTCGCACGGATTCGTGATACGTCGAAACGGCGGATCGGGCCGTGGACACTTTCAGAGCTGGAATTCTACGCACCCGCGGAAATGGATCGAAGCCTATGGAAGCTGAGTGCCAGTCATAATTCGGGCAGTTTAACGCTGGCGATTGATGGCAATGCCAAGACGCGTTGGGATACAAAAACGGTGCAGAAACCAGGGATGTGGTTTGCGGTCGAGTTTGCCGAACCGCAGCGAGTGATGTCACTCCTTTTGGAATCCAAGGCGTCTCCCAAGGACTATCCGCGTGGTTACACGGTCGAGGTTTCAGTAGACGGAAAGAACTGGAGTGCGCCTGTTGCGAAAGGAACGGGCGACGGTCCCAACATCAATATCGAACTCGATTTGCCGGATCCCATTCGGCATCTGCGGATCACACAAACCGGAAAGGCTCCGAAGCTCTACTGGTCCATTCATGAACTCACGATTCAAGGGAAGGCACCTGGTGAGAAACCAGCCGAATCGATGGCACAAGTGCTTGCCGATGCGGATCCGAGTGAATTGGCCGCCGAGGCACGCGAACTTGGCAATGCGAAAGCCGGGGCCGTGCTCTTCTTCAATCCAGCAATGACTTGTGCGAATTGTCATGAGCCAGCAAGCGGCCCGCGTTTGGCACCAGATCTTGCGGCGAAGCGCGAGGGAGTGAGCGATCGGTTCCTGGTGGAAGCGGTCCTGCATCCATCCAAAGAGATCCGTAAAGAGTTTGCTCAGGAGTTGGTCTTGACCGTCGATGGTACGACCGTGATGGGATTCAAGGACAGCGAGTCCGATGACGTACTTGTTTTGCGAGATCCGGCCAGCGGTAAGCTGATCGAGGTCGCGCAGGATGATATCGAATTCACCAAAACGGGTACCGTTTCGG contains the following coding sequences:
- a CDS encoding glycosyl hydrolase family 95 catalytic domain-containing protein, translated to MKSPLPHRRMIALAVVVLTFITSTSGFSQSLGSADHSEFISDLESTPAPGVAQADKPNPRTKDTLARKPEPSSLAADIQWPEFLARHDMIWDRVPNRWEVAPYSGNGNVGFLFYQAENDAKNVISLFIGRHDYYDHRLPHDGNEMLWIYRSRLPLGHFELKCRGDIESVDLRLGLWNAELTGQVQTSQGTFAVHGLTHSQHDTVFFQTDARSSDESISISWHPETPIAPVKQTLDQGGGPQGKSWDAMRKAPYPLPPEPVLSTQGDRHFCLQGLHHQRGETTTGWQVTGSADAKQTLTASVHHSFPEHDSLERVQQNLSTSQRLLDSDDFHTSHRQWWHDYYPQSFLTLNDAEKEAFYWIQMYKFASATRGNGPIMDLMGPWYHRTFWPMVWGDLNVQLQYWTHLTANRLSVGESLPNAVDQYADNLAANAPKQWKDSASLAACFPQDMAAYGHVKTPDMLAWVLHDYWLHCQYAADHDRMRDNLFPILKKTVNGYLNFLKDRPAKSNDGEIHISNSWSPEYPGGRGQDINFTIALMRWSCQTLVDINNKHALNDPLLSQWQNVLDNLVDFQIDDNGMRIGKDIAFEKPHRHYSHLLAFYPLAVLTPETEDNRSLLRTSLDHWLNVSINSGIQVSAMPVTGYTATGAASMYAMLGDAERASHYLDFLIKHKNVSSTTMYAEGNPVIESPLSFATCVHDMLLQSWGGKIRVFPAVPDQWGDVAFRNLRTQGAFLVTAKKIKGATEFVSLSSEAGAPCVVQVDIPEPNIYINGNPSSAENVKQTEAGFYTVSLAAGDTATFTRQNLEDTDLSVSPIPISESDSNLFGLSKKTLRLPGHQYYFKD
- a CDS encoding sigma-70 family RNA polymerase sigma factor; translated protein: MFIQNSPLIRGFILSLLPNMSRADDVLQETFLTISAKADEFVPDTDFASWACTIARYKVLEEFRASGAKSTSVLSPDVVEALCSVHTPPSNDIEGERLAALTSCLESLMPSTRRAIELRYCRAHSAAEIASILGWTTDSVYVMLSRARVALEKCIGSRLKTNGA
- a CDS encoding NAD(P)/FAD-dependent oxidoreductase — protein: MDLNRAAEVPHVVIVGGGFGGLETAQRLRKSNVRVTLVDRHNYHLFQPLLYQVATGGLSPANIATPLRSIVRKQKNCEVILAEVTDFDITNQRLILRDGEVGYDYLVIAAGATHSYFGRDEWAPFAPGLKTIADAAEIRRRIYVAFEAAERESDNDLRKALLTFVVVGGGPTGVELAGALSEIARHTLKHDFRNIKPEEARIMVVEAAPHILAHYPEDLCQQAAEKVRGLGIEVHVHTKVTDITAEAVHLAGPDGDSVVATRTVLWGAGVQANPLGKQLAAALGMETDRAGHLSVTSTCLVAGQENIFAIGDIASFTSSDGKPLPGLAAVAMQQGQFVAKAITSLAQGDTIDGEFSYHDRGTMATIGRAVAVAQIGTRQFCGFFAWLLWLLVHLMLIVQFQNRALILVQWAWGYVTFNRSNRIITGEEPVNIVPLPSSVKASLLKEASPLKEGG
- a CDS encoding ASPIC/UnbV domain-containing protein, with amino-acid sequence MVIGSFDQHPGLEVFVANDQSANHFWSRPGGTGLAFEESAIVRGLGSSNGAAYQGSMGLATGDFDQDGDFDIYVTNFDRECNTYHDQVNDGVWRDQTMAQKLYSPTLPVVGFGTEGVDLDNDGILEHVVSNGHVDAYEGDDSAPYAQPMQVFQRNSVGDFESIAESIGGAYLEADHVGRALWTLDVNRDGLTDLAVTHQTEPVALLVNHTKRSGNWIGVQLCGRHCSRDAIGATVEVQVGDQRWIKALTSGDGYLCSNERILRVGLGDLSDECSVTVSWLDGQQQTYAGLKLNTQWLLVEGDRDAFELQSVGES
- a CDS encoding LamG-like jellyroll fold domain-containing protein, which encodes MDNQRFEKLLGRYLDEGLTADTKAEFERMLLASSEARERFWERARTNSMLRQWGQESWGSQFEAAGMADEQSVSSCEVTEPDLVGDCLMDPLEDTKLSQDRKVVRQPSVSWMERSVSWMGWIVAACVLLVTGMWSLRQESLQRPGRGNMSQVVASQTRSAETQLIQQADWVALLRRSIGVQWSGLGKSPSIGEPLMPCKLEFDSGLVEIQTRRGALMVLEGPASLEIISDMEVRCTRGRLRVDVPPPAEGFMVQAPYVNLIDRGTVFAVEVSESQDTEIHVIDGMVELISPSGLEHQRKLLAGESVVVASVGSYQEIPSKAKAFLSESRVRSESRDINIERRKAWERRRDSLSKDENCLLYFDFNRTNRGDTILTNLASKTDRSTDGTIIGCDWTQGRWPGKGAVDLKNMSDRIRFSLSGEYSTLTCVASVRLDSMDGLVNTLLSSGVGSPGDIHWQIAAKGQGEGRLSLGRRVATIRDELDQYDSPPVFRNEQFGTWIQLAFVWDAAEGTVRQYVDGTLVSVDPIRAEELGQAGKLRLGQVEIGNGSQPVAALGNPVRNFNGRIDEFVVFDTALESEEILAFQELGSTFWSNGGRTSRWDDPSNWSGGVVPSSHDVVRIDRSGNDKLKLADATTEGLNSIYVGSAASKVGVFDIDGGTLVADGHSDRHSRVGVAGGDGVINQSGGAVTVNSLQVGLDAESKGVYRISGGTLNVVRAVRQFSSIEVGSKGGLGVFEISGGRVLTRRGVTLGNAGGNGIFRVIGADAEAIGMGSLQSGDGFWIHNTGSTLHAVVGEQGLTTISIAEVGDNGGGDVVFADGALLRVGFEGVPRAGSWDVMKWQGKLLDHGLEFDREVDQNRWSFHFVDTDSSGEPDTLRVTASEFYASHVMRN